The nucleotide window CTGGAGCGGGCGGGCCGACTTGGCGCCCGGCTGGTCACGCCGGACGACGAGGAGTGGCCGGCCCAGGTTGCCGACCTGGCCACGTTGCGTCTGCCGGACGCCAGCCGCCGGGTGGACGCCGAGACCGCCCCGCCGCTCTGTTTCTGGGTACGCGGAAGCTGGCAGCTCGGCGAGGCCCTGGATCGTTCGGTGGCCGTGGTGGGGGCGCGGGCCGCCACCGGCTATGGGCAGCACGTCGCGACCGAGTTGGGGTACGGGTTGGCAGAGCGGGACTGGACCGTCGTGTCCGGTGGCGCCTTCGGCATCGACGCCGCCGCCCACCGAGGCGCCCTCACCGCGGGTGGACTGACCGTCGCGGTGCTCGCCTGCGGGCTGGACCGTCCGTACCCGATGGGCAACGCGGCGCTCTTCGACCGGATCGCCGAGACGGGGCTGCTGGTCAGCGAGTGGCCGCCCGGTGCCGAGCCGCTGCGACCCCGGTTCCTGATCCGCAACCGGGTGATCGCCGCGGGCACCCGGGGCACCGTCGTGGTGGAGGCGTCGGCGCGCAGTGGCGCGACGCAGACCGCACGGCGGGCCATCCACGGCAATCGGGTGGCAATGGTGGTGCCGGGGCCGGTGACCTCGGCGATGTCCGTCGGCGCCCACGAGTTCCTGCGCGAGTTCCCTGACAAGGCCCGGCTGGTCACCGGGGTGGCGCACGTGCTGGAAGAGGTGGGCCGGATCGGCGCGGACCTGGCCCCGCTGGCCCGTGGACCACAGCGTGCCACCGACGCGCTGGACGACGACGCACGGTCGCTGCTGGAGGCGCTGCCCCGCCGAGGCGCGATGGGTGTGGACCGGCTCTCCTCGCGCGCCGGTGTCGACGTACGGACGGCGTTGCGCAAGCTGTCGCTGCTGGAGGAACTGTCCATGGTGGTCCGTCGCGACGACGGCTACGCCCTCGCGCCACCCGCCAAGCCCAAGCGAGGAGCGGCGGCGGACACGTCCGATCGGCCTGGTACCTGAGCGGATGCGTCACGGTCGTCCGGATGCCCGCACCCCCGCACGCTCGGGGCCCCGGCCAGCCGACACTGCCGGTACCGTGCCCGGTCATGGGTGCAATCAAGCCGTGGCACATCAGCGTTCTCTGCTGTCTCGTCGTGACCGCCGTGCTCGTTGTCGGCCTGGTCGTGTTCTTCATCAAGAGGAGCAACAGCCGGTAGCCGTGGCGAACACCGACACCAACACCGTCATGTCCGGTGCCGTACCCGGACCGGCCGTAGGCTGATGCCGTGCCAGCCGTGAGTGAGGGTGCCTGGGCCGTTGCACCGGCCGGCACGTTGGCGCGGCCACGATGAGTCGGCCCGACCGGGGCACCCGGGCCATGCACCAGGCACTCCCGCCGGCGCTGCGCGACGCGGTCGACGACTTCGCCGAGCACCTGTCCCGGGTCCGTAACCGGTCGGCGCACACCGTCCGCGCCTACGTCACCGATCTCGTCTCGCTTCTCGACCACGCCGTCCGGATGGGCTGCGTCGACCTCGCCGAGCTGGACCTGTCGGTGCTGCGTAGTTGGCTGGCGCGGCAGCGCACCACCGGTGCGGCCCGCACGTCGTTGGCCCGGCGGGCCGCGTCGGCACGGGCGTTCAGCGCCTGGGCACATCGGTCCGGGCTGCTCCCCGCCGACGTGGGCGCCGCGCTGGCCAGCCCTCGCGCGCACCGGGAACTGCCCAGCGTGCTGCGCGCCGACCAGGCCGCCGCGCTGGTCGAGGCGCCCGCCCGACGGGCACCACCCAGCGACCCGCCAGCGGAGCCGGGGGCGGGTGCCGCCGCCGCGGCGGTGCCGCTGCGGGACCGGGTGCTGCTGGAGCTGCTCTACGCCACAGGCGTACGGGTCAGCGAGGCGTGCGGGTTGGACGTCGGCGACGTCGACCACGGCCGGCGGGTGATCCGGGTGTTCGGCAAGGGCGGGCGGGAGCGCTCGGTGCCGTACGGGGTGCCCGCCCAGCGAGCGTTGGACGACTGGCTGCGCCGGGGCCGCCCGGCGATGGTGAGCGCCCGCTCCGGCGACGCGCTGCTGCTGGGCGCCCGGGGCGGTCGACTCAACCCGACGACGGCGCGTCAGATCGTCGGTGCGTACGCCGAGACGGCCGGGCTGCCCCGGACCAGCCCGCACGATCTCCGCCACTCCGCGGCCACCCACCTCCTGGAGGGTGGCGCCGACCTGCGCGCCGTGCAGGAGCTGCTCGGTCACTCGTCGCTGGCGAGTACGCAGATCTACACCCACGTGTCGGTCGAGCGGCTGCGCGCCGCGTACCGGCAGGCGCACCCGCGCGCCTAGACAAGGGCCGGAGGGCCCGCACGCGCGCCTGATCAAGGGCCGGAGGGTGCGCGAGCGCGGCGGTTACGATCATCACGTGAGCGTCCCGCAGCCCCCTGAGCCGATCCCGGGCGCCCGCCTGCTCTTCTCCCTGGACCCGGCGGTCAGCCACCTCAACCATGGTTCGTTCGGCGCGGTGCCGATCGGTGTGCAGCGCGCCCAGCAGCGGCTGCGCGACGAGATGGAGGCGAACCCGCTGCGCTTCTTCACCCAGGGGCTCGTCGACCGGATCGCGCACAGCCGCCGGCACCTCGCCGGGTTCCTGGGCGCCGACCCGGACGGCAGCGCCCTGGTGGGCAACACCACCACCGGCGTCGCCGTGGTGCTCCAGTCGGTGGGCCTGCAGGCCGGCGACGAGGTGCTGAGCACCGACCACGGGTACGGGGCGGTGAGCCTGGCCATCCAGCGCGAGTGCCGCCGTACCGGCGCGGTCAGCCGGGTCCTGCCGATCCCCCTGGCCGCCACCGACGAGCAGATCGTGCAGAGCATCCGGGACGGCCTGCGCCCCGGGCGGACCCGGCTGCTCGTCGTCGACCAGCTCACCTCGGCCACCGCCAAGCTCTTCCCGACCGCCGCCATCGTCGGGGTGGCCCGCGAACAGGGCGTGCCGGTCCTGGTGGACGCCGCGCACGCCCCGGGCATGCTGACCACCCCGGTGGCGAGCATCGGCGCGGACTTCTGGGTGGGCAACCTGCACAAGTGGGCGTACGCGCCGCGCGGCACGGCCCTGCTGGCGGTGGCACCGCAGTGGCGGGACCGGATCGAGCCACTTGTGGTGTCCTGGGAGCAGGAGTCGGGTTTCCCGGCCCGGCTCGAGTGGCAGGCGACTCTCGACTACACGCCCTGGCTGGCCGCCCCGGCGGGCCTGTTCACGATGCGCAGCCTCGGCGTCGACCGGGTGCGGGCGCACAACGCCGCGCTCGCCGCGTACGGCCAGCGGGTGGTGGGGGACGCTCTGGGGGTGGACCCCGCCGACCTGCCCGACCCCGGCGGGCCGGGGGTGGCTCTGCGTCTCATCCCGCTGCCGCTCGGCCTGGGCAGCACGATCGACGCGGCGCGGGCGTTGCAGACGCGGATCGGTGCGCGGCTCGCCGCCGAGGTGGCGGTGATGAGCTGGAGCGGCCGGGGGTGGCTGCGGCTCACCGGCCAGGTCTACAACGCCGCCGACGAGTACGAACGGCTGGCCGCACGGCTGCCGGCACTGCTCGCCCAGCGCTGACCGGACCTACCGCGAGCAACAGCACCGGGCCGACCGGGAGCAGGCGCACCGGGCCGAGGCCGAGCAGAGCCAGCGGGTCGAGATACTCCTCGCCCCGGCGCAGGCCCCAGTGCAGGCACGCCTCGGCCGGGCAACCCGGGTGCCCGGGCAGCAGCTCGCCCAGCGGTGCGCCGGCGGCGACCGGCTGGCCGGGGCGTACGCCGGGTTGGACCGGTTCGTGGGTGGTCCGCAGCCCGTCGGCGTGCCCCACGGTGACCACCGGTCGACCGGCCACCAGGCCGGCGTAGAGCACGGTGCCCGGCCCGGCGCTGCGGACCACCGCTCCGGCGGGGGCGGCCAGGTCGACGCCGCGATGCCCGGGTAGCCACGGTCGCGGCGGCCTGTCGAACCGGCGAACCGGACGGGGTGGCCCGTCGACCGGCCAGCGGAACCGTCCGGCGGGCGTCGGGGCGGCGACCGGCTCCCCCAGGACCGCGACCGGCATGGTCGGGGTCGGTGGTTGGCCGGGCGCCGCCGCTACCAGCACCGCCAGCCCGCAGAGCTGGACGGTCAGTGCGAGCGGAAGCGCGGCGCAGAGCAGCACCGTGCGGCGGATCGAACGGACGGGTGGCTGTCGCATGACGGCAGCCTCCGGCCGAGGCCGGGCCGACCGCCAGCCCCGCCGACGCGGCTGTGGACAACCGGAGGCGCTGTGGACGACCACCCGACGGCTCCGATGATCTGCTATGCCCGGGGCCGCCGAACGCCGTCCACGGCCCGTCGCGCCAAGGCCGCCGCACTTCCGCTGCCGTTTTCGGGCCGCCGCGCAGGGCCTAGGCTGGGCCGGGTACGGCGGGTGCCGCCGTCTGTACCGGGGAGGCCCCGCATGACCACTCTCGATGACCGGAAGCCGTCCTCCCGCGAGCCGACGCTGGCCGACGTGAGCGGCCCGTCCCGGCTCGCGGAGCCGGACGAGGCGATCAGCGCCGAGGAGTTGCAGCTCGCGGCCCGCAACCACGGCATTCCGTTGGAGGCGCTGCGCTACGACGTCACCCCGGCCGGGCTGCACTACCTGCTGATCCACTACGACATCCCGGAGCTCGACCCGGCGACGCACACGCTGACCATCGGCGGGGCGGTGGACCGGCCGCTGACTGTCACCCTCGCCGACCTGCGCGAGCGGCAACGGGTCACCCGACAGGTGACCCTGGAGTGCGCCGGCAACGGACGAGCCCTGCTGCACCCCCGGCCGGTCAGTCAGCCCTGGCTGGTCGAGGCGGTCGGCAACGCCAAGTGGACCGGCACCCCCCTCGCACCGCTGCTGCGGGAGTCGGGCATCGACCCGGACGCGGTGGACGTGGTCTTCACCGGCGCCGATCACGGTGTGGAGCGCGGGGTCGAGCAGGACTACCAGCGGGCGCTTCCGGTCGCCGACGCGCTGCGCGAGGAGGTGCTGCTGGCGTACGAGATGAACGGCGCTCCCCTGCTGCCGCAGCACGGCGCGCCGCTACGGCTGATCGTGCCGGGCTGGTACGGCATGGCGCACGTGAAGTGGGTCCACTCCGTCGAGCTGCGGACCGAGCCGTTCGAGGGGTACCAGAACGCGGTGGCCTACCGGGTACGCCGCGACGCCGACGATCCGGGCGTGCCGGTCACGCGGATCGAGCCGCGGGCAGTGGTCCGCCCGCCCGGCTTCCCCGACTTCATGTCCCGCCGCCGGGTGCTGCGACCCGGCCCATGCCTTCTGGATGGTCGGGCCTGGTCGGGGCACGCCCCGGTGGTCGCCGTGGAGGTGACCACCGACGGCGGGGAGAGCTGGGCGCCGGCCGAGCTGGACCCGACGGACGCGGGCGATTTCGCCTGGCGGCGCTGGCGATACGAGTGGGTAGCCGACCCCGGCCGGTACGTGCTCGGCGCGCGGGCGACCGACGCGTCCGGGCGGACCCAGCCGGTCGAGCAACAGTGGAACCGTGGCGGCTTCGCCAACAACATGGTGCAGCGGGTCGAGGTCGTGGTGCCGGCCGAGTGATCGGCGGCGGGTGTCACGCCACGGGTGGGGGGCCCGTGGCACGGCCCGGCGGCTCGGGTGCGCTCAGCCGCCGAAGCCGGAGTCGGCGGGCAGCGAGATGTCGGGCTTCTCCAACTCCTCGACGTTGACGTCCTTGAAGGTCATCACCCGGACGTTCTTCACGAAGCGGGCAGGACGGTACATGTCCCACACCCAGGCGTCGTGCATCTCGACCTCGAAGTAGACCTCGCCGTCGGAGTTACGCACGTGCAGGTCGACCTGGTTGGCCAGGTAGAACCGGCGCTCCGTCTCCACCACGTAGGAGAATTGGCGGACAATGTCGCGGTACTCCCGGTAGAGCTGCAGCTCCATCTCGGTCTCGTACTTCTCGAGATCTTCCGCGCTCATCGCACTCCGCCTTCCATGGCCACATCTTCCCCCACCGGCGTCGGAGGCCGAGGCTGCTCGCCCAACGCCACGCCGACGGTACCCCCTGACGCCCACGAGCGCTCCATCGGCTCATCCGGGCGGTGGCCGCCGGGCCGTCGAGCACGCGGCGGCCGGCCGTCGCGGCCGGAGACCGCGGCGACATTGACGTACGAGAACCGGTGCTCCCGGCACGGCCCGTGCTCCCGCAGCGCCGCCGAGTGCTCCGGGGTGATGTAGCCCTTGTGCTCGGCGAAGCCGTACGCCGGGAAGACCCCGTCCAGCTCCACCATGAGCCGGTCCCGCGTGACCTTGGCCAGGACACTGGCCGCCGCCACACACGCGGCCACCCGGTCGCCCTTCCACACCGCCAGCCCGGGAACACCCAGGCCGTCCACGCCGAAGCCGTCGGTCAGCACGTACTCCGGGCGGGTGGTGAGCGAGGCGAGCGCCCTGCGCATCGCGGCCAGGTTGCACACGTGCAGGCCGCGGGCGTCGACCTCCTCGGCCGGGATGACCACCACGGCGTACGCGAGCGCGCGGTCCACGACCTCCGCGTACACCCGTTCCCGGCTGGCCGGGGTGAGCAGCTTCGAGTCGGCCAGCCCCTCGACCTCGCCGCGCCGCCCCTCGGGCAGCACCGCCGCGGCGGCGACCAGCGGACCGGCGCACGCACCGCGGCCCGCCTCGTCGGCACCGGCGACGTGCCGGAAGCCACGTCGCTGCAACGCCCGCTCCAGGGCGTACAGGCCGGCCTCTCGGCGCACCACGGTGCGCGGCGGGGTCAGCACGACGCCTCGTCCTGGCCGGCGGTGGTCGACAGCCCGAGCCGGGTCAACAGGGCGGGCAACTCGGGCGGGTAGAACCGGTCCCCGCTGGCCACCAACTCGTCGGGACGCCACCAGTTGTGGTCGGCGATGCTGCGCCGCTCGATGTCGTTGAAGCCCGTGGTGTCCACGAGCCAGGAGTCCACCCGGAAGAGGAAGAAGTCCTGCTCCTGGCGGTACCAGACGCCGTCGAAGGAGAACTCGGTCGCGTCGGACCAGACCGGCTCACCCAACTCGGCCGGGTCGAGCCGCAGGCCGGTCTCCTCGGCCAACTCCCGGGCCGCGCCCGCCGCTGGGGACTCCAGCGGATCGAGCCCGCCGCCGGGAGTGAACCAGTAGCGGTGCTCGGGCCGGGCCGGGTCGAAGCCCTCGAACAGCAGGACCCGGCCGGCCGCGTCGACGAGCAGCACGCGGGCCGCACGTCGAGGGGTGTAGGCACGGTCGCCACTGCTCGCGCCTGCGGGGCTCGCAAGCTCACTCCTCGCGCTCACGGTCACCGCACCAGCCTGCCAGACCGACGACGGATCGCCCACGCCCCGTCTGCCTACGGCTTGGGAATGCCGTCGAACCCGTCGGGCACCGTGAGCCAGGTGGCCCGGTTGACCGGCCAGAAGACGGTGAACGCCCGCCCGACCACTGAGTCCTCGGGGATCGTGGCCTCGGTGATGTTCTGCTGGGACTGCTGCCAGTGCTCCAGCGAGTCGCCGGAGGCCGACCGGTGGTCGCCCATCACCCACAGCCGACCCTTCGGCACGGTGATGTCGAACTCCTGGTCGGCGGGCTTGTCGCGAATCCCGTCCATGGAGAAGATGTACGGCTCGTCCAACGACTTGCCGTTGATCATCAACCGTTCCTCCGGGTCGCAGCAGACCACGTGGTCGCCGGGGATGCCGATCACCCGCTTGATGAAGTCCTCCCCGTCGGGGTTGCCGCTCCACTCGGTCGGGGCCTTGAACACGATCACCTCGCCCCGGTGCGGTGATCGGAAGTCGTAGACCAGCTTGTTGACCAGCACCCGGTCATCGATCTTGAGAGTGTTCTCCATGGACGGGGAGGGGATGAAGAAGGTCTGCAGCACGAAGGCGCGGACCAGCACCGCGACCAGGATCGCCACACCCAGCAGGATCGGCAGCTCCTTCCAGAAGGAGCTGCGGGGCTTGTCGGTCTGCTCGTCAATCACGCCAAGGAGCCTACGTTGCCCGACTGGACGGCACCGTCCGGAACGCGCGGGAACCGCGTAGTGCGGCTGCCAGCGGAAGCATCAGCAGCACACCGCCCTCCGGAGTCGGTCGCACCGGAGGCGCAGCGGGGGACGCCGTGGCCGACCCGGACACGTCCTCGAACGTCGGCGGCACCGACAACGCGCTCCACCGCGACGAGGGCCAGACCACCATGAAGGCCCGGCCGACCACGTTCTCGATCGGCACCGGCCCCTGGCAACGCGCGTCCTGGGAGACCTCACGGTGGTCGCCCATCACGAAGATCTGACCGGGCGGCACGACGACCTCGTCGAAGCGCCGGGAGCGACACTCCGACGGGTTGGGGGGCAGATCCAGTGGGGAGTCCCGCAGGACGTACGGCTCATTGAGCGGCGTGCCGTTCACTGTGACCCGCCCCTGGCTGTCGCAGCACTTGACCCGGTCACCGGGGAGACCGATCACCCGCTTGATGAAGTCCTTCTCACCGGGGCGGCTCACCCCGATCAGATCGCCGACGGTCCGGGTGAGCCGGCCGGCGACACCGGGCTTCGGCTGATCGTCGACCTGCGGCGCCCAGCGGTCGGTGCCCCGGAAGACCACCACCTCGCCGCGCAGCGGGTCACGAACGTCGTAGACGACCTTGTTGACCAGCACCCGGTCACCGACGAGGAGGGTGTCCTCCATCGAGCCGGACGGGATGAAGAACGCCTGGAGCAGGAAGGTCCGGATCAGCACCGCGAGGCAGAACGCGACCACCAGCAGCAGCGGCAACTCCTGCCAGAGGGGCATCTGCCGGCGGGTGCGGCGAGCCCGTCGGCGCCACGGATCGACGGTGCCGTCCTCGTCAAGCGTCTGCACCACGCCACTCCCCGGTCCGCAGAAACACCACCGCCCGGGAGCCTCGTCGAGGCTCCACGGGCGGTAGTGGACAACTGCCCGCCACGTGGGCGGGACCGCTACCTCGCTGCGCCCGTACCGACCAGGGTAGTGCGCTCTGGTCGGTACGGCATACGCGCAGCTCGGGCAGCGTGGCGAGCGGGAAGTCAGCTGGGCTGCTTCTCCCGCTTCTCCTTGATCTTGGCCTTCTTGCCGCGCAGCTCGCGCAGGTAGTAGAGCTTGGCGCGACGCACGTCACCGCGGGTCACGATCTCGATCCGGTCGATGCCCGGGCCGTTGAGCGGGTAGGTCCGCTCGACGCCGACACCGAAGCTGACCTTGCGGACCGAGAAGGTCTCGCGCAGACCGTCACCCTGGCGGCGGATCACGACGCCCTGGAAGATCTGGACACGGGACCGGTTGCCCTCGACGACGCGGGCGTGCACCTTGACGGTGTCACCGGCCCGGAAGTCGGGAAGGTCGGTCCGCTTCGACTGGGCGTCAAGGGCGTCCAGGATGTTCATCGCTGCGTCCTCGTAAGGCTCACGGCGCACCGTCACTCGGTGCGCGGGTGGGTGATTCTGATTCCCGGGTGGTGATCGGCGGACCGACCCCCGGTCGGGGATCCTCGCAGCCGACCGCGGGCGCGGACGGATGCGGCAACCCCACTACTTTGCCACATCCCCCGGCGGAGGTTGAAATCCGGCCTGGTCGAGGGCCGCGATGTCCCGTTTGTCGAGCCGATCGGCGGGCAGCGCGGCCAGCAGGTCCGGACGGCGGGCCGCGGTCCGCAGCAGACCCTCCTCGCGCCGCCAGCGGGCGATCTTGCCGTGGTCACCGGAGCGGAGCACCTCCGGCACGTCGTGCCCACGCCAACTCGGCGGCTTGGTGTAGATCGGCGCCTCCAGCAGCCCGTGCGCGTGCGACTCCTCGTCCAACGAGCCCGCGTTGCCCAGCACCCCCGGCAGCAGCCGGGTGACCGCCTCCAGCATCACCAGGACCGCGACCTCGCCGCCGAAGAGCACGTAGTCACCGAGCGACACCTCGGTGACCGGCATCCGGGTGGCGGCGTGCGCCAGGACCCGCTGGTCGATCCCCTCGTAGCGGCCACAGGCGAAGAGCAGATGCGACTCGGCCGCCAACTCGTACGCCATGGCCTGGGTGAACGGGGCACCGGCCGGCGACGGCACCAGCAGCCGGGGCGGCGGGGCGTCGACCGGCGCGAGGGCGTCCAACGCCTCACCCCACGGCTCCGGGCGCATCACCATCCCCGGCCCGCCGCCGTAGGGGGTGTCGTCGACAGTGCGGTGCACGTCGTGGGTCCAGGTCCGCAGGTCGTGCACGGCGAGCTGGAGTACGCCGTTGGCCCGCGCCCGTCCGATCAGCGACAGGTCCAGCGGGGCGAAGTACTCCGGAAAGATCGACACGACGTCGACGCGCATGCGGGCTGGTCCTAAAGGTCGAGCAGTCCGGCTGGCGGGTCGACGACCACACGTCCGCCGGCCAGGTCGACCTCCGGAACGATCGCCCGGACGAACGGGATCAACGCGGTACGCCCCTCGGGGCGCCGCAACACCAGCAGGTCGGACGAGGGAGCGTGGTCGATGCGGGCGACCTCACCCAGGCGTTCGCCGGCGGGGGTCACCACGGCCAACCCGACCAGCTGGTGGTCGTGGAACTCCTCCGGGTCGTCCGGTGGGGCCACGTCGGCGCTGTCCACCACGAGCAGCGTCCCACGCAGCGCCTCGGCGGTGTTGCGGTCCAGGATGCCGTCGAACGCGATAAGCACCCGGCCCTGGTGGAAGCGGGCTTCCTCGATGGTCAGCTCCGCCGGAACCCGGAACGGCACGCCGGGCTCGTCGGTGGCTGGAGGGGGTGTCGCCCCTGGCTCAGTGCGGAGCACTGTGCCAGGGGCGAACCGTGCCTCGGGCTCGTCGGTCCGCACTTCCACGGTGACCTCACCGCGGACACCGTGCGGCTTGCCGATCCTGCCGATGACGAGCTGCATCAGTACGAGTCGACGATGTCGACGCGGACTCCGCGCCCGCCGATGGAGCCGATCACCTGGCGCAGCGCCTTGGCGGTCCGGCCGGACCGCCCGATCACAGTGCCGAGGTCCTCGGGGTGCACGCGGACTTCGAGCCGCTTGCCCCGACGGGAATCGACAAGCCGCACCCGGACGTCATCCGGGTGGTCGACGATGCCCTTGACCAGGTGCTCCAACGCCGGACGCAGTGGCATGTCAGGCCTGCTCACCGGCGTCGGCAGCGGCCGGGGCCTCGGCCGGAGCCTCGGTCTTCGGCGCCTCGGCCGTCGGAGCCTCAGCCGCAGCCTCGGTCTTCGGCGCCTCGGTCTTCGCAGCCTCGGTCTTCGGAGCCTCGGTCTTCGGAGCCTCGGCAGCCTTGGCGGCCTTCTTGGCCGGCTTGGCCGGGGTCTCCGGGGCGAGCCCGGCGGCGGCCTTCGCCTCAGCCTCGTACGCCGCCTTGCGGTCGGCCCGCTCGGGGGCGACCAGGAGCGGCGGCGGGGCGGGCAGGCCCTTGTACTTCTGCCAGTCACCGGTCAGCTCCAGCAGCCGCTGCACCGCCTCGCTCGGCTGGGCGCCGACGGACAGCCAGTACTGGACCCGCTCCGACTTGACCTCGATGATCGAGGGGTCTTCCTTGGGCTGGTAAATCCCGACGAACTCGATCGCCCGACCGTCGCGCTTGGTGCGCGAGTCGGCGATGACGATGCGGTACTGCGGGTTGCGGATCTTGCCCATCCGCAGGAGCCGGATCTTTACGGCCACAGTTGTTTCGCTCCTGTTGCGATCTCACCGGCCCAAACGGGCGGTGTGCATGGGTGAGCGCCGACCGGACCCGTGGGGTTGGGCCGGAGACTACTCGGTGGACTGGCAACGCGCCTGGGTTAGAGGGCGCCGGACGCGCGCCGGATACCAGCGACCCATTCTGCCAGATGAAGCGCCGATCACTCACACCGGAGCCCCAGACCGGCCCGCCCGACGCCGCTACGTGACCGACATCACTCTGCCTTCGGGGTCCACGGGGCCCGGCAACCCGGGGGTGGCCAGCCAACCCAGCAGCTCGCGGGCCGGACCGGCGGGCACGATCCGCAGCGCCTCTCGCGCCCGTTGGGCGTGTTCGGCGATCAGGCCGAGCAGACCGGCCACCCGGGGGTCGTCGGGCGCAACCGCCCCGGGCTGCGCCGCCCCACCCCACCGGGACGCCCCTGCCAGCTCCCGAAGCTGCTCGCCGAGGGCGTGGGCCGCGCCGACCTCACGACCGTACGTGGCCAGCGCGTTCACCACCGGAACCCGGGCGCCTCCGAGCCGGCCGCCGAGCCGACACGGCAACTCGAACGCGATGGCGGCGCGCCCGGCCAGGACGGCACCGCCGGCTCCCCCGCCCGACGACGGGTCGTCGCGCAACTCCTGAGCCCGACCTTCACAGGCCACTGTCAACGCCTCGGCGAACTCGGCGACCACCGGGCCGCCGCCCTGCGCGGCGAACTC belongs to Micromonospora ureilytica and includes:
- the trmD gene encoding tRNA (guanosine(37)-N1)-methyltransferase TrmD, which translates into the protein MRVDVVSIFPEYFAPLDLSLIGRARANGVLQLAVHDLRTWTHDVHRTVDDTPYGGGPGMVMRPEPWGEALDALAPVDAPPPRLLVPSPAGAPFTQAMAYELAAESHLLFACGRYEGIDQRVLAHAATRMPVTEVSLGDYVLFGGEVAVLVMLEAVTRLLPGVLGNAGSLDEESHAHGLLEAPIYTKPPSWRGHDVPEVLRSGDHGKIARWRREEGLLRTAARRPDLLAALPADRLDKRDIAALDQAGFQPPPGDVAK
- the rimM gene encoding ribosome maturation factor RimM (Essential for efficient processing of 16S rRNA); the encoded protein is MQLVIGRIGKPHGVRGEVTVEVRTDEPEARFAPGTVLRTEPGATPPPATDEPGVPFRVPAELTIEEARFHQGRVLIAFDGILDRNTAEALRGTLLVVDSADVAPPDDPEEFHDHQLVGLAVVTPAGERLGEVARIDHAPSSDLLVLRRPEGRTALIPFVRAIVPEVDLAGGRVVVDPPAGLLDL
- a CDS encoding RNA-binding protein, coding for MPTPVSRPDMPLRPALEHLVKGIVDHPDDVRVRLVDSRRGKRLEVRVHPEDLGTVIGRSGRTAKALRQVIGSIGGRGVRVDIVDSY
- the rpsP gene encoding 30S ribosomal protein S16 gives rise to the protein MAVKIRLLRMGKIRNPQYRIVIADSRTKRDGRAIEFVGIYQPKEDPSIIEVKSERVQYWLSVGAQPSEAVQRLLELTGDWQKYKGLPAPPPLLVAPERADRKAAYEAEAKAAAGLAPETPAKPAKKAAKAAEAPKTEAPKTEAAKTEAPKTEAAAEAPTAEAPKTEAPAEAPAAADAGEQA